The region AATGAGATGGCAACCTTAACTCGTCTTTCTGCATGGGATGCTAATATTGGGAACTTGACTGGGCTTGAGTTTGCGACCAGTTTAAAAACGCTAAATCTTGGTGACAACAACATCACGGATGTGTCTGCATTATCCGGCTTGACTAATCTACAAGAGGTGTATCTCAGGTACAACAACATCACGGATGTGTCTGCATTATCCGGCTTGACCAGCCTGATGGAACTGGATCTCTGGGACAACAACATCACGGATGTGTCTGCATTATCCGGCTTAACCAGTCTGATAGCACTGGATCTCAGGTACAACAACATCACGGATGTGTCTGCATTATCCGGCTTAACCAGTCTGAGAAAGTTGTTTCTTAGGAGCAACAACATCACGGATGTGTCTGCTCTATCTGGCTTAACCAGTCTAATAGAGTTGTTTCTTGGCAACAACCGAATTTCGGACCTCGCGCCACTGGTTGCAAATGCGGGATTGGGCAGTGGAGATGTGGTTGATGTGGTTAGGAATCCGTTGAGTGCCACGTCAATCAATACGCATATTCCAGACCTTCAGAGCAGAGGGGTTAATGTGCGATTTGGTGCGTCTAAGCCTGCTGTGGAGATACTCCGTGGGAGATGGAATCGTTAGAGGTTGAAGAATAAGTGACTGCTTTTTAGGTCAGGTCAAACGGAGGCATGAGATGAAAGAATCAATTTTTCGATTTTATTCGTCAATTAGATGATTTATATTTCTGGGGGTTGCCAAAATAGTGGTAAATGGGTAGTTTTGGTGCGTTCAGCTTTCTATTTTTTACTACCCTGGGAAGAACTATCATGTTTCCCATCAATACCATAGATGACTTGTTTCAAGCTCTGGACGAAAATCCCAGGATACTGGAAGCTGTGCGTGCTCGCTTGCTCACGCGCGAACTCCTCGAATTGCCTCAGGTGTTTGCCGAGTTTGTCAAAACTACGGATAAACGGTTTGAAGCTGTTGAAAAACGTCTGGATGGGATAGATGGTCGTTTGGATGGGATAGATGGTCGTCTGGACAGGGCTGATGGCCGTCTGGACGGGATAGATGGCCGTCTGGACGAGCACGATAAGCACTTAAGAAGGATAGACAATAGCCTTGGTGTGCTC is a window of Gemmatimonadota bacterium DNA encoding:
- a CDS encoding leucine-rich repeat domain-containing protein, yielding NEMATLTRLSAWDANIGNLTGLEFATSLKTLNLGDNNITDVSALSGLTNLQEVYLRYNNITDVSALSGLTSLMELDLWDNNITDVSALSGLTSLIALDLRYNNITDVSALSGLTSLRKLFLRSNNITDVSALSGLTSLIELFLGNNRISDLAPLVANAGLGSGDVVDVVRNPLSATSINTHIPDLQSRGVNVRFGASKPAVEILRGRWNR